A stretch of Terriglobia bacterium DNA encodes these proteins:
- a CDS encoding peptidoglycan-binding domain-containing protein yields the protein MTRTNVAFSRMAVAGAGILAVFLCAGRARAQAAPEGPAFETIEVTGIQPVASAMDVIEQRYGVLIDYMDPPYVAPQDLQLYRSYRGKPLMRPYQGPKTRTISVHYWQVAGTPEGVAPIYQCKTGAAGCAAATTRPQEGVEGLIQEVLHQFAEQGGEIFAVRKLEMPYGARWEVYPTYARDRSGKMVAQPDFLSTRISIPKARRWPAEMLNLILQQLNQTSGAKFSVSLLQYPIDTHTPKPGEQPPELGAENVSAWRAIADLMSPRPNIGVVRVLFHGVCEPDCGYDYGVSVVGLPYREPPRPPTPAPVPARALPPRDIYPAGWLQRAHMPEGNREIQQTLANLGYLSTPPTTSWDANAVAALKRFQQVADLPQTGEFDLRTAMKLWPSLPRHLRPVTFRAQPAMSVALGSWLNTTPDGRKEIQQALATAGVYSGPINGVVDVPTRDALKAFQTANGLEPSGVVDWNTAVKLSPYLPQPQ from the coding sequence ATGACACGTACAAACGTAGCGTTCAGTCGGATGGCCGTCGCCGGGGCAGGCATCCTTGCTGTTTTCCTTTGCGCCGGGCGGGCGCGGGCACAGGCGGCACCGGAGGGCCCTGCATTCGAAACAATCGAGGTGACGGGGATCCAGCCCGTAGCCAGCGCAATGGACGTGATCGAGCAAAGGTACGGCGTCCTGATCGACTACATGGACCCCCCGTACGTGGCTCCGCAGGACCTCCAGCTTTACCGCTCGTATCGCGGTAAGCCGCTCATGCGGCCGTATCAGGGCCCCAAGACCAGGACCATTTCCGTGCACTACTGGCAGGTGGCAGGAACGCCCGAGGGCGTGGCGCCCATATACCAGTGCAAAACTGGCGCAGCCGGCTGCGCGGCAGCGACCACGAGGCCGCAGGAGGGGGTAGAAGGGCTCATCCAGGAGGTGCTCCATCAATTCGCCGAGCAGGGCGGGGAGATCTTCGCGGTCCGGAAGCTCGAGATGCCTTACGGCGCGCGCTGGGAGGTCTACCCCACCTATGCGCGTGACCGGTCAGGGAAAATGGTGGCCCAGCCCGATTTCCTGAGCACGAGGATATCCATCCCCAAGGCGCGTCGGTGGCCCGCAGAGATGCTCAATTTAATCCTGCAGCAGTTGAACCAGACGTCGGGAGCTAAGTTCTCTGTCAGTCTGCTGCAGTACCCCATCGACACGCACACGCCCAAGCCCGGGGAGCAACCACCCGAACTGGGGGCCGAGAATGTGTCGGCCTGGCGCGCGATCGCGGACTTGATGTCGCCGAGGCCCAACATCGGCGTCGTGCGGGTGCTTTTCCACGGTGTCTGCGAGCCCGACTGCGGCTACGACTATGGCGTCAGCGTCGTCGGCCTGCCCTACCGCGAGCCGCCGCGGCCCCCGACGCCGGCCCCGGTGCCCGCAAGGGCTTTGCCGCCGCGGGATATCTACCCCGCGGGCTGGCTGCAGCGCGCGCACATGCCCGAGGGGAACCGGGAAATCCAGCAGACGCTGGCGAACCTGGGCTATCTGAGCACCCCGCCGACCACCAGTTGGGATGCGAATGCCGTTGCCGCTCTGAAGCGTTTCCAGCAGGTCGCGGACTTGCCGCAGACAGGTGAGTTCGATTTGCGGACGGCCATGAAGCTCTGGCCGTCGCTGCCCCGGCACCTCAGGCCCGTGACCTTCCGGGCCCAGCCCGCGATGAGCGTCGCGCTCGGGTCCTGGCTCAACACCACGCCTGACGGCAGGAAAGAGATCCAGCAGGCGCTGGCCACGGCGGGCGTCTACAGCGGCCCCATCAATGGAGTCGTTGACGTGCCGACGCGCGACGCGCTGAAAGCGTTCCAAACCGCCAACGGGCTGGAGCCGTCGGGCGTGGTGGACTGGAACACCGCCGTAAAGCTCTCACCATACCTGCCCCAGCCGCAGTAG
- a CDS encoding DEAD/DEAH box helicase yields the protein MQNFAELPISDYTKERLSRAGFSTPTPVQAAAIPHVLAGKDVLATAQTGTGKTLAFLVPIMEHLLQHKVPGVAALILVPTRELAMQVAEDYDRLRGKQLAAAAVVVGGLSEANQLSLLRKGVRLVVATPGRLEDFLDRKLVDFRALRILVLDEADRMLDMGFLPAIRRIAAVLPTRRQTLFFSATLEVSAAQLVDNYLKDPVRLAFGSVLKPSENVRVQALEVSHHGKPVLLRQLLARETGRCLIFVRTKRGAERLARTLTRSGFTAAMIHGDRSQSQRNAALAGFQEGRYRILVATDLASRGIHVQDIAHVINYDLPDVAENFIHRVGRTGRAGRQGVASTLFSSDQRTDLFLLERALGIQMERPQAASGLPPTQARPPKRQSTTPAQFRLTPLPGEVLQVQT from the coding sequence GTGCAGAATTTTGCAGAATTACCGATTTCAGATTACACCAAAGAGCGTTTGTCTCGGGCGGGCTTTTCCACGCCCACGCCCGTGCAGGCGGCAGCCATCCCGCATGTGCTCGCAGGCAAAGACGTGCTCGCCACGGCGCAAACCGGGACAGGGAAGACATTGGCATTCCTCGTTCCCATCATGGAGCACCTGTTGCAACACAAGGTGCCGGGCGTAGCGGCGCTCATTCTGGTGCCCACCCGCGAACTTGCCATGCAGGTTGCAGAAGATTATGACCGGCTCCGGGGCAAGCAGCTAGCCGCTGCAGCCGTCGTGGTGGGAGGGCTGTCTGAAGCGAACCAACTCAGTTTGCTTCGCAAAGGAGTGCGGCTCGTTGTGGCCACACCCGGCCGGCTCGAAGACTTCCTTGATCGCAAGCTCGTCGACTTCCGGGCGTTGCGAATCCTCGTTCTGGATGAAGCCGATCGAATGCTGGACATGGGTTTCCTTCCAGCGATCCGCAGGATTGCGGCCGTGCTTCCCACCAGGCGGCAGACGCTCTTCTTTTCCGCAACGCTCGAAGTTTCAGCGGCCCAGTTGGTGGATAACTACTTGAAGGACCCCGTGCGCCTCGCCTTTGGGTCGGTCTTGAAACCCTCGGAAAACGTTCGCGTCCAGGCGCTGGAAGTTTCCCACCACGGCAAGCCCGTGCTATTGCGCCAATTACTGGCCCGGGAAACGGGGCGGTGCCTGATTTTTGTCCGGACCAAGCGCGGCGCGGAGCGCCTGGCCAGGACATTGACCCGCAGCGGCTTTACGGCCGCGATGATCCACGGCGACCGCTCGCAGTCGCAGCGGAACGCGGCGCTGGCTGGCTTCCAGGAGGGGCGATATCGCATCCTGGTAGCCACAGACCTGGCTTCCCGCGGGATTCATGTTCAGGACATCGCGCACGTCATCAATTACGACTTGCCCGACGTCGCCGAGAACTTCATCCATCGCGTGGGGCGCACCGGCCGCGCCGGACGTCAGGGGGTCGCTTCCACGCTCTTCTCCAGTGATCAGCGGACGGACCTGTTTCTGCTGGAGCGGGCGCTGGGCATTCAGATGGAGCGCCCGCAGGCTGCATCGGGCCTGCCCCCGACGCAGGCGCGTCCTCCCAAGCGCCAATCGACCACACCAGCGCAGTTCCGGCTGACTCCTCTTCCTGGAGAAGTCCTGCAAGTACAGACGTAG